The Pseudomonas leptonychotis genomic sequence TGGGCGGACTACAATTAATCGGCATCGGCATACTAGGCGAGTATCTCGGCAGAACATATATAGAGTCGAAAAGACGCCCCGTCTTCATCATTCGTCAAATTTATAGAGGCAAGCGCTGACTTATGGACCTTAAAGAAACAGAAATTCTTGGCGATGATATTAGTGACCATTGGTATTACAACTCAAAAGCAAAAGCCGTGAAAAAATTCCTCAGCAAAACACCAGCTAATAGAATCCTAGATGTTGGCGCAGGCTCAGGTTTTTTCTCAAAATACTTGCTTAAAAACACTGCAGCTAAGGAAGCATGGTGCATTGACATTAGCTATGAACATGAAACGGACGAGACCTACGCGGAGAAACCGATATTCCTGCGAAAAACCGTAGACTCAATCGATGCCGAGTTAGTTATGCTCATGGACGTGCTTGAGCATGTTGACGATGATATTGGCCTCTTGAAGGAATACGTCGAGAAAGTCCCCAAAGGAACTCAGTTTTTGATAACCGTACCCGCATTTCAATTTCTATGGAGTGGACACGACGATTTTCTGGAACACAAACGCCGCTATACCTTGCAGCAACTTGAGGTAGTTGTAAGCGCATGTGGATTGGACTTGAAAAAAAGCGCATACTTTTTCGGGTGCGTCTTCCCCATCGCTGCCGCCCTTCGACTGGCTGACCGCCATAAATCGAAAGACAGAGCGCGAAAATCGCAACTGACACAACATAGCCACTTGATCAACTCCATCATGAAAGGCATCTGCACAATTGAACTATCCTTTATGGCTTTTAACCGGATCGCCGGTCTTTCGGTATTTTGCGTTGCGCAAAAAAGATAGATGAAAGAATTTTCTCAATATATCTACGGGGGTGAGGAGGGGAACAGCGGGGTGACTGGCAAAAATTATACAAAAAAAAGGGTGCTCCGCTTTTGCGCTACGGGCCTGCTTACAACCACACTACATGTATTTATCGTCTGGATTATGGTGGGTTTATTTCTGAATTCACCGCCATTATCAAATGGCGTTGCATTTATCATCGCCACCATGGCGTCCTATACAATCAACACCCAGTGGAGCTTCTCTCAACCACTACAGAGACACACATTTTATAAATTCATTTGCGTATCAATGGTGGGCTTTTTCACTTCTGTAGGCATAGCTTGGGCCGCACAAAAGCTTGAAATGAATTATCTATTAGGTTTAGTCGGAGTGATTTTAATCGTCCCTACACTTACGTTTGTACTGCACAGTATCTGGACATACCCTAGCACAATCAAGCGAGACGAAAAAAGCTGAGTATAAAAATGGCTGACCTTTCCGTTACTTCGCTTGACCGAGCTCAGCGCGAGGAGCTCACTACTATTCAAGTCGGTCGCGCCCATGACCTCAGCCTGCAAAACATTACATGCTTGATGTGAACACGCCTGGTGTGTGATCGAGCTTCTCGCTGACGTCTTCGCCGATGCGCTGAAGCTGGCAGCCGCACGCACACTGGGGGTTTTCTGGCTCATAACGGATAACGGTGCGCGGAAACTGCGGCGGCAAGGCTGCACGCTTGGGCTGTTGACGCGGTTCAGCCGTCGCAGCAGCCGGGTTAAGCGCCTTCAACTCAGCCTCGATAGCCGCAATGTCAGCAATAAGCAGGTCGTCGAGCAAGCTGCCCTGATCAGGCCTCAGTTGCTCGCTGCGCTTGGCGAACTTGTGCCGTTTAAGCAGTGCGATTTTGTGGCTGGGCTGCTCGATGACGGTTTGGTCGCGGTGGATTTTTTTGCCCATTGTGTCGACCTGCGATAGCAACTGCGCAGCGAGTACACGCAGTTGCTCGGAGGTCATTTGAGCGAGGTTGGGCGAGGAAGTCATGCCGTAGATTTTACCAAGACAGAGCATTGGCGGCAGTACGCCAGGAGCTAATTACAACGTTTTAAAGCAACGTGATCGCACCATTAGCCCCGACGCATTGCCAAGGCAGACCGAGCACCAAAGCTTAAAGTTGCTCGGCCCCAACTCCATCTCCGAGCCATGGCGAATACCTGGCCAGTAAAGCTTACCTGGGTTTAACCGGCGCGGCGATTGGCAAACAGGTAAACGCAGTGCGGCTTCGCCGCACCGAACACTGCCACCACTCATGCCAACGCGGTTTCGGTGCCGGCGCGCATATCCATGGGCTCGGTGGCGAGCCAGATGGCGTCGATGCGAATCATCGCAGCAGGTCTCGCTCGAACGCGGAACACGCGGCGGCATGTTCTGCCGGCCAACTGACAACAACAGCGCCTTTTTGGTGTGGCACCTCGATTCGTATCGTGGCGGGCATGGTCAGATGGGCCGGCGACGGCGCTGATGTCTTGACCGGGATAAAGGCGGTTTGCAGAGTCAGGTTTTTCTGCGCATACAGCCGAATCCATTTATGAACGAGATTAGCATTGAGGTTGTGGGTCAAGGCGACATTGGCAATCGAGATGTCGGACTGCGCGCACTCGGCAATGACTTGGGCCTTGAAGGACTTGGAATAGGTACGGCGTTCTTGTTGCATGAGCGTCCTCTTAAAAAGGCTAAAAATGGTGTCCACCTAAGTTAAGGTGACACCATCGCCTTAGACGACGCTATCAGGTAGGTGTGCTGGCCGGACGCTTACACGCCAAAACCGAAAAAGCACGTATCGCAGCAAGCTTTTATTTTACTGGTGCAGAGGCAGAAGTCGAATCTGCGGCTTTCGCTTACGAGTGCGCCGCTCTTCCGACTGAGCTACACCGGCAAGCTCTTCTTAAATGGCGCAACCCACCAACTGGCGCACAACTCAAGCGTACACCCCAAACCAATTGCAGACATACGACTCACTGCTTGTGCAATGCAGTGAGTCGTATACATAGAACGTTGCTTACTTGCTGGGCAACTCGATACGGTCTTCGTGGATCACGATGCGCCCCTGCTTGTACAGACCGCCAATGGCTTTCTTGAAGTTGCCTTTACTGACTCGAAACAGCCCGGCAATTTCTTCCGGCGAGCTTTTGTCATTTACCTTGAGTACGCCGCCATGCTCACGCAACGTGGCCAAGATCTGCTCGCCCAAGCTACTGGCCGCTTCTTGACCAACCGGCTGCAGGCTGAGGCTGATCTTGCCGTCGGCGCGCACTTCCTTGATAAAGCCTTTTTCCTGCATACCGCCGCGCATGAACTTGAACAGCTCATTTTTATGGATCAGGCCCCAGTGCTTACCGTTGATAATGGCCTTGAAACCCATGTCAGTAGGTTCAACCACCAGCAGGTCAACTTCTTGGCCCGCCACGTAATTCGCCGGCACGATATCCAGATAACGATCCAAGCGCGCGGTCGCGGTTATACGCTTGCTGCGCTTATCGAGAAATACGTGGACCACACAATAATCGCCCACCTGCAGCGGACGCTTTTCTTCGGAGTGCGGCAGCAATAAATCTTTCGGCAAACCCCAATTAAGGAAGAGGCCCACCCGGTTTATATCCACAACTTTCAAACTGGCAAAACCACCCACCTGGACTTTTGGCGTTTCAGTGGTGGCAATCAATTTGTCTTCACTGTCCAGGTAAATAAAGACGTTTAACCAGTCTTCCACTTCACTTGGGGTATCGCTCGGGATATAGCGTTTAGGCAATAAAATTTCGCCATCCGCGCCGCCGTCCAGGTACAGGCCGAAGTCGGTGTGCTTCACGACCTGCAAACTATTCATTCGTCCAATTACAGCCATGATGCCCTACCCTCATTACCAGGCCGGCATTCTAGCCGAATCGCCCTTGGATTTCTCGGCCTACCGGCCATCTCGACTGATCTACCTGACCCGCACACGAGCAATTCGACCAGCGGATAAATACTCAGAAAACCTGACACGCGCATCCGCAATCCACTGCCGAGCGCTTTTAAAACAATTACTTACTGACATACCGGACAATTACCTAAGCGACTCATCAAATAATTTCGTCGCATATATTTACATTCGGCCTTTATTTATCAAGAAATTGTCAAGTATTTCGAGTATCATGCGCGGCCAAATTAATTTTTAAATAGGTTAATGGCCGTCATGCGCGTAAAAGCATCCAACAGTAAACCCAAGCCGGCTCCAGCCGTGGAAACCAGCGCCTCGATCGACGCCCAGATCGAAGCCTTTCTGAAATCCGGCGGGGAAATTCAGAAAATTGCCAAAGGCGTCAGCGGCCAGGTGTATGGCACGACCAAGCAGATCACCATCGGCAAAAAGTAACACCCCTCTGGCCATGCAGCGTTTTGCTCGCAATGATAAGGCGCTGGCCAGCGCATAAACCACTTTCACCACCCCTCTTCCAACACAGTTGTTTTGCCCTTTTGCGCACCGCCCTCTGGCGCTTAGCACAACCTTGTTTCAGAATCATGTCAGCCCGCATTTTGCGGCTGATTCGGCATTGCCGTTGCTGAACAATGGCAATAGCCCCAGGAGTACCCGTGCGCGTTACCTGCAAGTGGCTGCGACACCCTTCCAGCAGCCTGTTCACCCTCAGTTTATTGTTACTGATCTTGCCACTGTGCAGCCGCTATGCCCTGGGCTGGTCAAACGCTTATGGCTACCTGTCTGACCTGGCAATCGGCAGCGTGTTGCTGATTGCCCTGCATCAACGGTCCTGGTTGCTGAGCCTTCCCCTGCTGCTGGCCTGGGGCATCTTTACCCTGAGCACGGCCGAGTTGGTTATCGCCGTGGGACGCATGCCAGAACCCGCTGACTTGCATTACCTGAGTGACGCTCAATTTATCAGTCACTCGACCCAGGGCGGCGGTTTGAGTCAACCCTTATTGGGTCTAGCTTTGGCTCTGCTGCTAGCGCTCTACTTGGGCCTGCGCACCTGGCAAACACCATCCCGCGCCGCGCCACTTTCGCCGGCCTGGCTATTGTTGCCCCTCTCACTGTTTACCGCGCACAGCATTGGTCAGCAGTACAGACCCAGCGAAGCAGACCAATGGCTGCAGTTCAACCTGCCCCACAAACTCTTGGCGGAAAGCAGCAATAGCGGGCAACAGTATCTGGCTGACTGGCTGGCGGGGGATGAACCCAGTAGCCCACCGGACATCAGTGGCCTAAACCAACTCGACCTGAGCGGTACGCCCCTGCTTAAGCAGGCTGGCAGCGCTCGCAACGTGCTGATTATTACCCTGGAAGGTGTCACCGGCGCCTACTTGCAAGCCAGCCGCCAGGCCATCGGCAGCAGCTATACCCAAGATCCGATGCCACGCCTAAGCCAGTGGGCAGAGCGCGGCATGCTCACCACCGATTACGTATTACACGGCCACCAAACCATTCGCGGCCTCTACGCCATGCTCTGCGGCGATTACAACAAGCTCGACTCTGGCACGCCAAAAGGCGTCGAGCTGCTCAATAACGCCGCGCGCAGCGCGCAGTGCCTGCCTGCACAATTACGTGAACGCGGCCTCAGCACCCATTTCCTCCAAGGGGCCGGCCTGCGCTTTATGGCCAAGGACCAGATCATGCCGCAGATGGGTTTCGACAAGACCCTCGGCCGTGACTGGTTCAAGAATAAGCCTTATATCGAATTCCCCTGGGGTATGGACGACAAGGCCTACTTCGAAGGCGCCCTGGGCTACGTGCAGCAACTGCGTAAAAAGCGTCAGCCCTGGATGCTCACGCTGTTGACAGTGGGCACTCACCAACCCTATTCCGCACCTCAGGCATACCTAGACCGCCAGCCTAATGCCAAGCTGGCCGCGATTGCCTACCTGGACGATGCCGTCGCCGACTTCCTCACCGCCCTAGACAAACAAGGCGTGATGAAAGACACCCTGGTGATTGTCACCTCGGACGAATCCCACGGGCTGGAAAACGTGCGGCTTGCTTCTGCGTGGGGGTTTAACCTGCTGTTAGCACCCGAGCAAGCAAAGCTGCCTGCGCGCAAGCAAGGTGTTTACGGCCACGTTGACCTGACCGCATCGGTACTCGACTACTTCGCCTTCCCGGTACCGGCCACTATTGCCGGGCGCTCGCTGCTGCGCGATTACACCACTGGCCGCGAGATCATCTCCTACACCAACGGCCTACTGCGCCAGCATGACGGCCAGGGCACGCTGACCGAGTGCGACTTCCAGAATATTTGCCGGCGTTACGCCAGCCCTGGCTTTATTGCTGACAGCGCGCGCTATCTGGGCCGCTTCAGCGGCAAACCTGCACGCCTGATCAGCCAGCGTGCAGGTTTGCTCGACCAGTCCCTCAGCAACGGCCAGGCTGAACAACGCTACCAATTTGCCAACACACGCCCCATCAAACTCAAACCCAACGCCAGCGATGACTGGGCAGACAACTTGGTGGGCGCGCAGTACCTAACCCTGGGAGCCGACACCCAAACGACGGTAACCCTTAAAATTCGTGCCCTGCACATGAATAAACAGGGCGCCACGCTGCAATTGAAAACCAAGGAATACGACCGCAACGTAGACCTCGCAATCCCAGCGTTACCGCTATTGACCCGTGATCAGCCTGTCGAAATCAGCTTCACCTTCGACAACCCGGCAGCGCGCAAGGCGTTTTCCTTCCACCTGCTCGGCCAGGGCCAGGGCGCCATCGAAATTGTCGATTTCAGCGTCAGCAGCACACCGCTGGAGGCAGCGGCAAAGCTACTGGCCGCACAAGAAGGCCTCGACGCAGTGGCCCCCACCCCATAAGCGGTATTGCACTGATGGTCAGGCGCGGTCGTCAGTGCATGGCGTAGCGGCGTTCAATAGCGGTGTACTCGCCACTTTCGCGAAGGGCCGCCAGGCCCTGATTGAAACGTTCGCAGTCGACCTGCTCACGGCAACCCAGCTTGTAGTCTGTGGCGGCAAAAATTGGATAAAGCGTTAGCGGCTGCGTCACATCGACCTGGGTGTAAACCTCACGATTGAAGTAACGCAGGATGCGCATATCCGTCACCACCACCTCAACCCGCCCGCTATAGAGCATGCGATTGCGCGCAATCTGATAGGCCTCCTCGCGGTAGTGCGGGTTGGCTTCGGTCATGGCTTGGTATTCGCTACCCAGAATAAAACGTGCTCGCTGAAAAGCATTCACCGAGAACTGCGCCAGATCACTGATGCGCTGAATATCCAAATTTCTTGAGCGCAAGGCCACAGCGACATTCTGATAGCGGATATAGACATCCGAATAAAAGATAGCGCCACCGCTGCGCTCATTAGTGGTGGCAATAACGTCGATCTGGCCTTTGCGTAGCATCCGATTGAGACGCTCCATCGGCGCATAATGCGCCTCGGGCGTCATGCCGCCGCGCCGTGCCGCGCTCATCACGATGTCGTACTCCAGCCCACGAGCTTCATTCTCGAAGATATAAGGCGGCTTGTGCGTACCAAAGCCGACGCGCAAGTTTTGCGCCGATGACGCCAGGCTGCACGCTAAGAGAAAAAAGACCCACACCCACTTCATGGCCATACCCAACTTGAACCAGCACCCAGCATAGCCGGCTATGCCCCCGCTCTGCACCGCTGTATCACTGAGATCGATTAATCCGAATTAGTCGCCTGGGGCACGCACAGAGCTAGACTCCTCCCACCCGAGTTAGTTCATGCACACTGGAGAGCCTTCATGCTTAAAGCCGAATACCAACAACGCGGCCCGCAACCTCATGACGTGATTGCCGCTGTCGAGCTGAAACTGCCGGAACCTGGCGCAGGCCAAGTGCGCGTCAAAGTGCTGGCCGCCCCCATCAACCCTTCCGATGTACTCACCCTTACCGGTGAGTACGGCATGCTGCCACCGCTACCCGCAATCGGCGGTAACGAGGGCGTCGGTCGGGTCGAGGCGTTAGGAGCCGAGGTCGGCAACCTGAAGGCCGGGCAAATGGTGTTGCTCCCTGTGGGTTGCGGCACATGGGTCAGCCATTTGAATGCACCCGCCAATAAGCTCATCCCCCTGCCGGAAGCCGATCCTCAGCAACTGGCGATGATGACCGTCAACCCGCCCACCGCCTCGTTGATGCTCAGTGAGTTCGTCGATCTCAAACCCGGTGACTGGGTAATTCAGAATGCCGCCAACTCAGGCGTTGGCAGCTACCTGATCCAACTGGCGAAGCTTCGCGGTTTCAAGACCATCAACGTGGTGCGCCGTGAGTCGGCCGTTGCAGGCGTTGAGGCTGAAGGTGGCGACGTGGTGCTGGTCGACGGCCCAGACCTGGCCAAGCGCGTACGCGCCGCCACAGAGGGTGCAGGCGTGCGTTTAGGGATCGATGCGGTGGGCGGCGAAGCCACCGATCATCTGGCAGCCAGCCTGTGCGAGGGGGGTGTATTGGTCAATTACGGCATGATGAGCCGCCAGCCGTGTCAGGTGTCGCCATCGTCCTTCGTCTTCCGCGATGTCAGCCTGCGCGGCTTTTGGTTGGCAAAATGGTTCCAGAACGCCAGCCAGGCCGAGCAGATGAAGGTCTTTGGTGAGCTGGTACAGCTGATTGCCAGCGGCAAGCTACACACCCGTGTGGCGGCTACCTATGACGTTAGCGAGATCAAGCAAGCGGTAGCGGCCGCCGCCAGCGGTGAGCGCGATGGCAAAATCTTGATCGTACCGAAGTAAGTCTTAGCCTGACGACGGCGGGTTACCCGCCGTCGTCAGCCACAGCACCAGTCCCGCCAGGGCCAGATGCAGCAGCACGATCAACCAGAACACCAGTTGGTAACTCAACTTTCGGTTCTTGTGACGAATCAAACGTTGCGCCAGCAAACCGCCTGGCCAGCCACCTAACACCTCGTATAGATGCAGGCGCGCCTCGGGCGTGCGTTGCAGGCCCTTAATCGCAAACTGTTTGTCACGGTAGTAGGCGAAAAAGCAGATCAGGCTCATCAGCCCGTAGACAGCCGCCAGTAACGGCAACGCCTCAACACCCAGCAAAAGCGGTTGCAGACGCTCGTGCCAGAGCGCTGCGATGCCCTGCAGTAGCGGTGGGTAATCGGCGTAATGGCTGACACTTAAGGCCAGGTTACTGTGCGCGATGCTGCAGGGCTGATCGGTGTAAAGCACTACACCGTCAGGCTGCATACATTTCTGCACCGCTGCTTGGGCCTGCGCGGCAATAAACAGCGCAGCAAGCCAGCATAGCCAACGCCCCATCGCGTTACTCGGCGGCTGGCGCGCGGCGCTTCAAAGGAGCCAGGCCGTCTTGACTGACCAAGGCTGGCGCATCGGCCTTGGGCTTGTTGATGGTGTTGCGCTTGCTCGGCGCTTTGGCGGCCGGCTTTTTCGCAACAATCTTCTTGCCTGTTTTCGGATCGATTTTCTTTTTCTTCGGCCCGACTGCTTTGCCAGAAGCCTTGAGGTTTTTCGGGCCCTGATAGATGCCCTTGATGTCCTTGATATTGCGGCGCTCGAAACGCTGTTTGAGGTAGCGCTCGATACTCGACATCAGCGCCCAGTCGTTATGGCAGATCAGCGAGATCGCCAGACCTTCGGCGCCCGCACGGCCGGTACGGCCAATACGGTGTACATATTCGTCGCCGGAGCGCGGCATATCGAAGTTGATCACCAGATCCAAGCCGTCGACATCCAGGCCGCGCGCCGCCACATCGGTGGCGACCAGAATCTTTACAGCGCCCT encodes the following:
- a CDS encoding class I SAM-dependent methyltransferase, with product MDLKETEILGDDISDHWYYNSKAKAVKKFLSKTPANRILDVGAGSGFFSKYLLKNTAAKEAWCIDISYEHETDETYAEKPIFLRKTVDSIDAELVMLMDVLEHVDDDIGLLKEYVEKVPKGTQFLITVPAFQFLWSGHDDFLEHKRRYTLQQLEVVVSACGLDLKKSAYFFGCVFPIAAALRLADRHKSKDRARKSQLTQHSHLINSIMKGICTIELSFMAFNRIAGLSVFCVAQKR
- a CDS encoding GtrA family protein, encoding MKEFSQYIYGGEEGNSGVTGKNYTKKRVLRFCATGLLTTTLHVFIVWIMVGLFLNSPPLSNGVAFIIATMASYTINTQWSFSQPLQRHTFYKFICVSMVGFFTSVGIAWAAQKLEMNYLLGLVGVILIVPTLTFVLHSIWTYPSTIKRDEKS
- the tnpA gene encoding IS66-like element accessory protein TnpA, whose translation is MQQERRTYSKSFKAQVIAECAQSDISIANVALTHNLNANLVHKWIRLYAQKNLTLQTAFIPVKTSAPSPAHLTMPATIRIEVPHQKGAVVVSWPAEHAAACSAFERDLLR
- a CDS encoding S1 RNA-binding domain-containing protein; protein product: MAVIGRMNSLQVVKHTDFGLYLDGGADGEILLPKRYIPSDTPSEVEDWLNVFIYLDSEDKLIATTETPKVQVGGFASLKVVDINRVGLFLNWGLPKDLLLPHSEEKRPLQVGDYCVVHVFLDKRSKRITATARLDRYLDIVPANYVAGQEVDLLVVEPTDMGFKAIINGKHWGLIHKNELFKFMRGGMQEKGFIKEVRADGKISLSLQPVGQEAASSLGEQILATLREHGGVLKVNDKSSPEEIAGLFRVSKGNFKKAIGGLYKQGRIVIHEDRIELPSK
- a CDS encoding LTA synthase family protein, translating into MRVTCKWLRHPSSSLFTLSLLLLILPLCSRYALGWSNAYGYLSDLAIGSVLLIALHQRSWLLSLPLLLAWGIFTLSTAELVIAVGRMPEPADLHYLSDAQFISHSTQGGGLSQPLLGLALALLLALYLGLRTWQTPSRAAPLSPAWLLLPLSLFTAHSIGQQYRPSEADQWLQFNLPHKLLAESSNSGQQYLADWLAGDEPSSPPDISGLNQLDLSGTPLLKQAGSARNVLIITLEGVTGAYLQASRQAIGSSYTQDPMPRLSQWAERGMLTTDYVLHGHQTIRGLYAMLCGDYNKLDSGTPKGVELLNNAARSAQCLPAQLRERGLSTHFLQGAGLRFMAKDQIMPQMGFDKTLGRDWFKNKPYIEFPWGMDDKAYFEGALGYVQQLRKKRQPWMLTLLTVGTHQPYSAPQAYLDRQPNAKLAAIAYLDDAVADFLTALDKQGVMKDTLVIVTSDESHGLENVRLASAWGFNLLLAPEQAKLPARKQGVYGHVDLTASVLDYFAFPVPATIAGRSLLRDYTTGREIISYTNGLLRQHDGQGTLTECDFQNICRRYASPGFIADSARYLGRFSGKPARLISQRAGLLDQSLSNGQAEQRYQFANTRPIKLKPNASDDWADNLVGAQYLTLGADTQTTVTLKIRALHMNKQGATLQLKTKEYDRNVDLAIPALPLLTRDQPVEISFTFDNPAARKAFSFHLLGQGQGAIEIVDFSVSSTPLEAAAKLLAAQEGLDAVAPTP
- a CDS encoding substrate-binding periplasmic protein; protein product: MKWVWVFFLLACSLASSAQNLRVGFGTHKPPYIFENEARGLEYDIVMSAARRGGMTPEAHYAPMERLNRMLRKGQIDVIATTNERSGGAIFYSDVYIRYQNVAVALRSRNLDIQRISDLAQFSVNAFQRARFILGSEYQAMTEANPHYREEAYQIARNRMLYSGRVEVVVTDMRILRYFNREVYTQVDVTQPLTLYPIFAATDYKLGCREQVDCERFNQGLAALRESGEYTAIERRYAMH
- a CDS encoding zinc-dependent alcohol dehydrogenase family protein, yielding MLKAEYQQRGPQPHDVIAAVELKLPEPGAGQVRVKVLAAPINPSDVLTLTGEYGMLPPLPAIGGNEGVGRVEALGAEVGNLKAGQMVLLPVGCGTWVSHLNAPANKLIPLPEADPQQLAMMTVNPPTASLMLSEFVDLKPGDWVIQNAANSGVGSYLIQLAKLRGFKTINVVRRESAVAGVEAEGGDVVLVDGPDLAKRVRAATEGAGVRLGIDAVGGEATDHLAASLCEGGVLVNYGMMSRQPCQVSPSSFVFRDVSLRGFWLAKWFQNASQAEQMKVFGELVQLIASGKLHTRVAATYDVSEIKQAVAAAASGERDGKILIVPK